A genomic region of Solanum dulcamara chromosome 2, daSolDulc1.2, whole genome shotgun sequence contains the following coding sequences:
- the LOC129874095 gene encoding putative glutamine amidotransferase GAT1_2.1, translating to MAPDLSMILPRVLIVSRRTVRKNKFVDFVGEYHLDLIVSYGAAPVIVPRVSGVHLLLESFQPIHGVLLCEGEDIDPSLYDAELSGLSQEELEEIKKVHSSDTTIDREKDSIELALAKLCLERNIPYLGICRGSQVLNVACGGTLYQDLEKELSKNCQSLSRSDSPEMSLMLHPCLIGESDTNPSTLLKCLNTIEEELSKNSKKLCWSDSPEMLSHPCQMGGSADMHPSIVLKSCPSNIEKELLKNCQKICFSDSQEIGQKYEKVVHMNYENYDGHRHVVKIVENTPLHKWFKDSLEDNDDGNKMEIWVNSYHHQGVKKLAQRFVPMAFANDGLIEGFYDPDAYNPEEGKFIMGLQFHPERMRGQDNGDFDYPGCAMAYQEFVKAVIAYAKKLNGSGNMPSRGVKFNHELESKRKSIVKSFSIAKNMYSTGCGRISEKESELEPGAEFLQANTALSVQQENRLKQMGATVRNASTYMNRLKMNEEREKMARAILAKMSIEQLSDMVSFYHKMGQLCSEALDKKFNDMELA from the exons ATGGCTCCAGATCTATCAATGATTCTTCCTAGGGTTCTAATCGTCTCTAGAAGAACTGTTCGTAAGAACaaatttgttgattttgttg GAGAATATCACTTAGATCTCATCGTGAGTTATGGAGCAGCGCCTGTTATAGTGCCGCGAGTTAGTGGTGTACACTTGTTACTAGAAAGCTTTCAACCAATTCATGGAGTTCTTCTATGTGAAGGAGAGGACATTGATCCATCACTTTATGATGCTGAATTATCTGGATTATCAcaagaagaacttgaagaaatcaagaaagtaCATTCAAGTGACACAACAATTGATAGAGAAAAAGATTCAATTGAACTAGCTCTTGCAAAACTTTGTCTTGAGAGGAACATACCTTATTTGGGAATTTGTAGAGGTTCACAAGTCCTTAATGTTGCTTGTGGTGGCACCCTTTATCAAGATTTAGAGAAAGAATTGTCCAAGAATTGTCAATCACTATCTCGCTCGGACTCTCCAGAAATGTCATTAATGTTGCACCCGTGTCTGATTGGAGAATCAGACACGAACCCATCGACATTATTGAAGTGTCTGAACACCATAGAAGAAGAATTGTCCAAGAATAGTAAAAAACTTTGCTGGTCAGACTCTCCAGAAATGTTATCGCATCCATGTCAGATGGGAGGATCGGCTGACATGCACCCGTCGATAGTATTGAAGTCATGTCCGAGTAATATAGAGAAAGAATTGTTAAAAAATTGTCAGAAGATATGTTTCTCGGACTCTCAAGAAATAGGTCAAAAGTATGAAAAAGTTGTACATATGAACTATGAAAATTATGATGGACATAGGCATGTGGTGAAAATAGTTGAAAATACACCATTACACAAATGGTTTAAAGATTCATTAGAAGATAATGATGATGGGAACAAAATGGAGATTTGGGTTAATAGTTATCATCATCAAGGAGTTAAGAAATTAGCACAAAGATTTGTGCCAATGGCATTTGCTAATGATGGATTAATTGAAGGTTTTTATGATCCAGATGCATATAATCCTGAAGAAGGCAaatttattatgggtttacAATTTCATCCTGAACGTATGCGTGGACAAGATAATGGTGATTTTGATTATCCAGGTTGTGCTATGGCTTACCAG GAATTTGTTAAAGCAGTAATTGCATATGCAAAGAAGCTTAATGGTTCTGGAAATATGCCAAGTAGAGGTGTAAAATTCAACCATGAATTAGAGAGCAAAAGAAAAAGCATTGTTAAAAGTTTTTCAATTGCAAAAAATATGTATAGCACAGGATGTGGCAGAATTTCAGAAAAAGAATCTGAACTTGAACCTGGAGCTGAATTTCTTCAG GCAAACACAGCATTGAGTGTACAACAAGAGAATAGGTTGAAGCAAATGGGAGCAACAGTGAGGAATGCATCAACATACATGAACAGATTGAAGATGaatgaagaaagagaaaaaatggcTAGGGCTATTCTTGCAAAAATGTCAATTGAACAACTCTCAGATATGGTTAGTTTTTATCATAAAATGGGACAACTTTGTTCTGAGGCTTTAGACAAAAAGTTCAATGACATGGAATTAGCTTGA